From Panicum hallii strain FIL2 chromosome 2, PHallii_v3.1, whole genome shotgun sequence, a single genomic window includes:
- the LOC112883344 gene encoding 31 kDa ribonucleoprotein, chloroplastic-like produces the protein MASSVVAASLRALAASTSASLQKPTATPSPFLVLLAPTPPRRPLGLRSARRLPLAPLAASDSFESSVGVDYAEPAAAESEQEEEEAFASGEEEEDAAAEASAAVEEEEVGEYVEPPEEAKVYVGNLPYDVDSERLAQLFEQAGVVEVSEVIYNRETDQSRGFGFVTMSTVEEAEKAVEMFHRYDINGRLLTVNKAAPRGSRVERPPRQFGGSSFRIYVGNLPWQVDDSRLVQLFSEHGKVVDARVVYDRESGRSRGFGFVTMETQEELDDAIAALDGQSLDGRALRVNVAEERSRRGF, from the exons ATGGCCTCCTCCGTCGTCGCGGCGTCCCTCCGCGCCCTCGCCGCCAGCACCTCCGCCTCCCTCCAGAAGCCCACCGCCACGCCCTCCCCcttcctcgtcctcctcgccccgacaccgccccgccgcccgctcggcctccgctccgcccgccgcctgccgctCGCCCCGCTCGCCGCCTCCGACTCCTTCGAGTCCTCCGTCGGCGTCGACTACGCCGAGCCGGCCGCCGCCgagtccgaacaggaggaggaggaggcgttcgcgtcgggggaggaggaggaggacgctgCTGCCGAGGcgtccgccgccgtcgaggaggaggaggtcggGGAGTACGTCGAGCCGCCCGAGGAGGCCAAGGTCTACGTCGGCAACCTGCCCTACGACGTCGACAGCGAGCGCCTCGCGCAGCTCTTCGAGCAGGCCGGCGTCGTCGAGGTCTCGGAG GTCATTTACAACAGAGAAACAGATCAGAGCCGTGGATTTGGGTTTGTCACAATGAGTACTGTCGAGGAGGCTGAGAAGGCTGTGGAGATGTTCCATCGCTAT GATATCAATGGAAGGCTTCTGACTGTAAATAAAGCGGCTCCTAGAGGCTCTCGTGTGGAAAGACCTCCCAGACAATTTGGTGGTTCTTCTTTCAGGATTTATGTGGGCAACCTGCCATGGCAAGTGGATGATTCTAGATTGGTGCAGTTGTTCAGTGAGCATGGTAAAGTGGTTGATGCCAGAGTTGTCTATGACCGAGAATCTGGGCGTTCACGGGGATTTGGTTTTGTAACTATGGAAACACAGGAGGAATTGGATGATGCTATTGCCGCCCTTGATGGACAG AGTTTGGATGGCCGTGCCCTGCGAGTGAATGTTGCGGAGGAGCGATCGCGGCGAGGTTTCTAA
- the LOC112883343 gene encoding E3 ubiquitin-protein ligase RGLG1-like isoform X2 has product MIFSALVLLFCFTWSFRLKAVAAAGHGSAGADQNYGTLDQVKEKLQQVGLESSNLIIGVDFTKSNEWTGKRCFDGRSLHHVGDAPNPYEQAIGIIGRTLSAYDEDNRIPCFGFGDSTTHDRSVFNFYRDGRACNGVSEALQRYREIASHVRLSGPTSLAPIIEAATRIVEASRHQYHILLIIADGQVPTRTGAHSASYPTEARSMNYLEERTLQAFIHASHFPLSIVLVGVGDAPWDDRIHRHDNQHLFDNFQFVDFTEIMSRETSQAEKEDQFALEALRKIPAQYSTIIDKWIR; this is encoded by the exons ATGATCTTCTCCGCTTTAGTTCTGCTGTTCTGCTTCACCTGGTCCTTTCGTCTCAAGGCAGTCGCCGCTGCAGGCCATGGATCAGCAGGAGCAGACCAGAACTACGGCACCTTGGATCAG GTGAAGGAGAAACTCCAACAGGTCGGGCTCGAGTCATCTAACCTTATAATCGGGGTGGATTTCACCAAGAGCAACGAATGGACAG GGAAGCGTTGTTTCGACGGGAGAAGCCTGCATCACGTCGGGGACGCTCCGAACCCTTACGAGCAGGCGATCGGCATCATCGGGAGAACGCTGTCAGCGTACGACGAAGACAACAGGATCCCGTGCTTCGGCTTCGGGGACT CAACGACGCACGACCGAAGCGTCTTCAACTTCTACAGAGATGGCCGGGCGTGCAACGGAGTTTCAGAAGCACTGCAGCGATACAGAGAGATCGCCTCTCACGTTCGGCTCTCTG GGCCGACATCTCTAGCTCCGATCATAGAAGCGGCGACGAGAATTGTTGAAGCTTCTAGGCACCAGTACCACATCCTACTGATCATAGCTGACGGCCAG GTTCCGACACGTACTGGTGCTCATTCAGCAAGCTACCCGACTGAGGCAAGATCCATGAACTACCTTGAAGAAAGGACTCTTCAGGCTTTCATACATGCCAG TCATTTCCCTCTGTCTATTGTCCTCGTCGGAGTCGGTGATGCGCCATGGGATGATCGCATCCACCGCCACGATAACCAACATTTGTTCGATAATTTCCAG TTTGTGGATTTCACCGAGATAATGTCAAGGGAAACATCGCAAGCCGAGAAGGAGGATCAGTTCGCGCTGGAAGCTCTGAGGAAGATACCAGCCCAGTACAGCACGATAATCGACAAGTGGATCCG GTGA
- the LOC112883343 gene encoding E3 ubiquitin-protein ligase RGLG1-like isoform X1, translating to MIFSALVLLFCFTWSFRLKAVAAAGHGSAGADQNYGTLDQVKEKLQQVGLESSNLIIGVDFTKSNEWTGKRCFDGRSLHHVGDAPNPYEQAIGIIGRTLSAYDEDNRIPCFGFGDSTTHDRSVFNFYRDGRACNGVSEALQRYREIASHVRLSGPTSLAPIIEAATRIVEASRHQYHILLIIADGQVPTRTGAHSASYPTEARSMNYLEERTLQAFIHASHFPLSIVLVGVGDAPWDDRIHRHDNQHLFDNFQFVDFTEIMSRETSQAEKEDQFALEALRKIPAQYSTIIDKWIREQAASAPPGTPLPPPC from the exons ATGATCTTCTCCGCTTTAGTTCTGCTGTTCTGCTTCACCTGGTCCTTTCGTCTCAAGGCAGTCGCCGCTGCAGGCCATGGATCAGCAGGAGCAGACCAGAACTACGGCACCTTGGATCAG GTGAAGGAGAAACTCCAACAGGTCGGGCTCGAGTCATCTAACCTTATAATCGGGGTGGATTTCACCAAGAGCAACGAATGGACAG GGAAGCGTTGTTTCGACGGGAGAAGCCTGCATCACGTCGGGGACGCTCCGAACCCTTACGAGCAGGCGATCGGCATCATCGGGAGAACGCTGTCAGCGTACGACGAAGACAACAGGATCCCGTGCTTCGGCTTCGGGGACT CAACGACGCACGACCGAAGCGTCTTCAACTTCTACAGAGATGGCCGGGCGTGCAACGGAGTTTCAGAAGCACTGCAGCGATACAGAGAGATCGCCTCTCACGTTCGGCTCTCTG GGCCGACATCTCTAGCTCCGATCATAGAAGCGGCGACGAGAATTGTTGAAGCTTCTAGGCACCAGTACCACATCCTACTGATCATAGCTGACGGCCAG GTTCCGACACGTACTGGTGCTCATTCAGCAAGCTACCCGACTGAGGCAAGATCCATGAACTACCTTGAAGAAAGGACTCTTCAGGCTTTCATACATGCCAG TCATTTCCCTCTGTCTATTGTCCTCGTCGGAGTCGGTGATGCGCCATGGGATGATCGCATCCACCGCCACGATAACCAACATTTGTTCGATAATTTCCAG TTTGTGGATTTCACCGAGATAATGTCAAGGGAAACATCGCAAGCCGAGAAGGAGGATCAGTTCGCGCTGGAAGCTCTGAGGAAGATACCAGCCCAGTACAGCACGATAATCGACAAGTGGATCCG TGAGCAGGCCGCAAGCGCGCCTCCAGGGACTCCTCTTCCCCCACCTTGTTGA